The following proteins are co-located in the Deinococcus detaillensis genome:
- a CDS encoding amino acid ABC transporter permease, whose product MTVKPSVQPSGGASLAWLSYFVPGLGQLLVGQTLYGVQFLAAAVLVWAIAFPVLQGGSWDGRALALIAIAALHLGAGITAAADHRRRQGAEFTYAAQQTYKRWSVIVASAVVLFIVGLLVRWIVTLPSWNEVQRNFLFLLIGRFRSEQFADEIWRLWGFGALVLGGGAAFAMTQLKAKFAWVPLVLGIVVGVVVLFPTISPQVNIGGLALSLILAILGIVGAIPLGLLFGVGRTNTLPVMRGLSTIYVELFRSLPFITVIFWFFIFVPYVLGEGTQFWAVVAALALFTGAYVAEIVRAGIQALPTGQAEAARALGLSGTQTMLQVILPQAVRNMIPPLVGQFISLFKDTSLVSIIGLIELAGAGRITANRVVTATFEIYLTVALLYFIFAYLLSLLARRLEAPTGAR is encoded by the coding sequence ATGACCGTTAAACCTTCGGTTCAGCCCAGCGGCGGCGCTTCGCTGGCGTGGCTCTCGTATTTCGTGCCAGGACTGGGCCAGTTGCTGGTCGGGCAAACCCTCTACGGCGTGCAGTTTCTGGCGGCTGCGGTGCTGGTGTGGGCCATCGCCTTTCCCGTCTTGCAGGGTGGAAGCTGGGACGGGCGGGCGCTGGCCCTGATCGCCATTGCCGCGCTGCACCTCGGCGCGGGTATCACCGCCGCCGCCGATCACCGCCGCCGCCAGGGTGCCGAGTTCACCTACGCCGCCCAACAGACCTACAAGCGCTGGTCGGTGATCGTGGCCAGCGCGGTGGTGCTGTTTATCGTCGGCCTGCTGGTGCGCTGGATCGTGACCTTGCCGAGTTGGAACGAGGTGCAGCGCAACTTCTTGTTCCTGCTGATCGGGCGCTTCCGCTCCGAGCAATTCGCCGACGAGATCTGGCGGCTGTGGGGCTTTGGGGCGCTGGTGCTGGGCGGCGGCGCGGCCTTTGCCATGACGCAGCTCAAAGCCAAATTTGCCTGGGTGCCGCTGGTGCTGGGCATCGTCGTTGGCGTAGTGGTGCTGTTTCCCACCATCAGTCCGCAGGTCAACATCGGCGGACTGGCGCTCAGCCTGATTCTGGCGATTCTGGGCATCGTGGGCGCGATTCCGCTGGGTCTGCTGTTCGGGGTGGGCCGCACCAATACCCTGCCGGTGATGCGCGGTCTGAGCACCATTTACGTGGAGCTGTTCCGCAGCTTGCCGTTTATCACGGTGATTTTCTGGTTCTTCATCTTCGTGCCCTACGTGCTGGGCGAGGGCACCCAGTTCTGGGCGGTAGTGGCGGCACTGGCGTTGTTTACCGGCGCTTACGTGGCTGAAATCGTGCGGGCAGGCATTCAGGCGCTGCCGACAGGTCAGGCCGAGGCGGCGCGGGCGCTGGGCTTATCCGGCACCCAAACCATGCTGCAAGTCATCTTGCCGCAGGCGGTTCGCAACATGATTCCGCCGCTGGTCGGGCAATTTATCAGCCTCTTCAAAGACACCTCGCTGGTCAGTATCATCGGTTTGATCGAGCTGGCCGGAGCTGGGCGCATCACCGCCAACCGGGTGGTCACGGCGACCTTTGAAATTTACCTGACGGTGGCGCTGCTGTATTTCATCTTTGCTTACCTGCTCTCGCTGCTGGCCCGCAGGCTGGAAGCGCCGACAGGGGCGCGGTAA
- a CDS encoding amino acid ABC transporter permease — translation MQRSVYQQVIAVVVVVALAVFAFLRVRAGFAANSITLDWSIFSKPSQLTQGTYLTTILIGMLLTIRLALIGIVFAMLLGTLVGVSRLSHNPVVNRVAAAYVEFFRNTPLLVQIFFWNFGVINVLPAPIKNWLFNHSPEQWAVIAALSVYTSSYIAETIRAGILSVPKGQTEAAKSLGLNGSQVLSLVTLPQAFRAVLPPLGSQFLNLTKNSSLASQIGVAELFYYGTQVQSYTFRGFESITAITVAYLVLSLTITFLLNLLSRRLALPGR, via the coding sequence ATGCAAAGAAGCGTGTATCAGCAAGTGATCGCCGTGGTGGTGGTCGTGGCCTTGGCGGTGTTTGCCTTTCTGCGGGTGCGGGCGGGTTTTGCCGCCAACAGCATCACCTTGGATTGGAGCATTTTCAGCAAGCCCAGCCAACTGACTCAGGGCACTTACCTCACCACTATTCTGATCGGGATGCTGCTGACCATCCGGCTGGCGCTGATCGGCATCGTGTTCGCCATGCTGCTCGGCACGCTGGTGGGCGTCTCAAGGCTGAGTCACAACCCGGTGGTCAACCGGGTGGCCGCCGCCTACGTGGAATTTTTCCGCAATACACCCTTGCTGGTTCAGATCTTTTTCTGGAACTTCGGAGTGATTAATGTCTTGCCTGCGCCGATCAAGAACTGGTTGTTCAACCACTCGCCCGAGCAGTGGGCCGTCATCGCGGCGCTGAGCGTCTACACCAGTTCCTACATCGCCGAAACCATTCGCGCCGGGATTCTCAGCGTGCCCAAGGGCCAGACCGAGGCGGCCAAATCGCTGGGCCTGAACGGCTCGCAGGTGCTGAGCCTCGTGACCTTGCCGCAGGCGTTCCGGGCGGTGTTGCCGCCGCTGGGCAGCCAGTTTCTCAACCTCACCAAGAACTCCTCGCTGGCCTCGCAGATCGGGGTGGCCGAGCTGTTTTACTACGGCACGCAGGTGCAGAGCTACACCTTCCGGGGCTTCGAGAGCATCACCGCCATCACGGTGGCTTACCTTGTTCTCAGCTTGACCATTACTTTCTTACTCAACTTGCTCAGCCGCCGCTTGGCGCTGCCGGGCCGTTAA